The following proteins are encoded in a genomic region of Archaeoglobaceae archaeon:
- a CDS encoding integrase gives MRNFFAYEISNENKTPNSPNRKSSHSKNREFNYDLYEVSDYRKKWTRRDLNPGPPPRKIIFEKTGSEPVLFSFLSFYKQYEGSFIKWLQNRVKSGKIMESTAKDYISAIKKYSGDLEDVSTPNDLEEILLEANGDKIHKGLRNFFNFLEEQDVDFIGEFPLSKWRKKCKIPKFGVKEVYITDEELRKAYSEIKREEIKLIFKLMVFSGVRLKHIIRTLNSFNSDDVVVVNEKVKRCSAYRSSRGRKKSYWIYSPTIVEFKKLDIHYDVARDETQLGRVSASTIRKWNFNFLIMNGVPESVADFIQGRASITVGSAHYLAKTVQADNWYSKVVDGLINTLEPKSH, from the coding sequence ATGAGAAATTTTTTCGCATATGAGATATCCAACGAAAATAAAACTCCAAACTCTCCAAACCGAAAATCAAGCCATTCAAAAAATCGAGAATTTAACTACGATCTTTATGAAGTCTCAGATTATCGCAAGAAATGGACTCGCCGGGATTTGAACCCGGGGCCTCCGCCTCGCAAAATCATTTTTGAAAAAACAGGCTCAGAACCCGTTCTATTTTCGTTTTTGAGCTTTTACAAACAATATGAAGGCAGTTTTATAAAGTGGCTTCAAAATAGAGTAAAATCCGGGAAAATAATGGAAAGCACCGCTAAAGACTACATTTCCGCAATAAAGAAATACTCTGGAGACTTAGAAGATGTTTCAACTCCGAATGATCTTGAAGAGATTCTCCTCGAAGCCAATGGAGACAAAATCCACAAGGGATTGAGAAACTTCTTCAACTTCCTTGAGGAGCAGGATGTGGACTTCATCGGAGAATTTCCGTTGAGCAAGTGGAGAAAGAAATGCAAAATCCCAAAATTCGGAGTAAAAGAAGTCTACATAACCGATGAAGAACTCAGAAAAGCTTATTCTGAAATCAAGAGAGAAGAAATAAAACTGATCTTCAAGTTAATGGTTTTCTCTGGAGTAAGGCTAAAGCACATAATAAGAACTCTTAACTCCTTCAATTCCGATGATGTTGTGGTTGTAAACGAGAAAGTCAAGAGATGCTCGGCTTATCGCTCCTCAAGAGGAAGAAAAAAGTCTTACTGGATATATTCTCCCACCATCGTGGAATTCAAAAAGCTTGATATCCACTACGATGTTGCAAGGGATGAAACACAGCTCGGAAGAGTTTCCGCAAGCACAATCCGAAAATGGAACTTCAACTTCCTGATCATGAATGGAGTTCCCGAAAGTGTTGCGGACTTCATTCAGGGAAGAGCCTCCATAACCGTTGGATCCGCTCATTATCTCGCTAAGACCGTTCAAGCGGATAACTGGTATTCTAAGGTTGTGGATGGATTGATCAACACTCTTGAACCGAAAAGCCATTAG